The Pectobacterium wasabiae CFBP 3304 DNA segment TAAATATTCTGGTGTACGGCGAGCCGGAGATGACGATGAAGTTCATGCTGGATAAAAGCGGCGCGATTACCTTCCCCTACATTGGTCAACTGGTGCTGAAAGGGAAAACACCAGAGCAGGTGGGTGAGGAGTTGGCTAATCGCCTGCGCGGCGACTATCTGCAAAATCCGATGGTGACGGTCAGCGTCGCCGAGTTCCGGAAATTCTATATCACCGGTGAAGTCGAGAAACCGAACGGGTATGCCTACGAGCCGGGCTTAACCGTTGAAAAAGCGCTGGCGTTAGCCGGCGGGTTTACCGATCGCGCAGACCGCAAGGATGTAGGTATTCGTCTGTCGAATAGCAATCAACTGATTGAAAATGTTGATGTAAGGCGCGTCGTTCATCCGGGCGACACCGTGATTGTCGGTATGAGCTTTTTCTGACCATGAGTTTATCTATCGTGGAAAATGGCAGAAAACTGGAAAGCACCATCGATTTCTCCAGGTTTGCCCAAGAGATCAAACAGAACGGCTGGAAGATCATGCTGGCTTGCCTGATTGTGGCGGTAGTGGCTTACCCGCTGATTAGCATGATCACGCCCAAATATGTGTCGACCGCAACGGTACTGCTTAAAGCGCAACAGGATAACGTTTCGCCTTTGCCGCAGGTCGATGGTTATGATTCCACCCGTAGCGGCTATTACGAAACCCAGTATGCGTTGATGCAGTCGCGTATTGTGCTGGAACAAGCCGTGCGGGACATCAAGCTGGATCAAAACCCGGCGTTTAACGGCGATACAGACAAAAACGCGGATCACCGTGGCGATGAGCAACAGCGGGTCGATCACGCGCTGGATACGATAGTGAAAAATCTCACTATCACCGGTGTTCGCACCACGCACCTCGCCACTATCTCATATGAATCGGCGTCGCCTGAGCTGGCGGCCAACATCGCTAACGGCGCGGCGCAGGCATTTATTGACTATACGGCCAGGCAAAAGCACCTCAAGACACTGAAAGCCAAAGCGTTGAATCAAAAACAGATGGAAGAGGTGTGGCAGCAAGTCGTCGAGCAACAGGCCGCTATCGACCAGTTTCTTAAGAAAGAAGGGCTGCTGACTTTCCGCGGTGTAGATGGCTTCGAAACTGAACAACTGGGGATCGTCACCACCAAGTTAGCGGATGCCACCCAGCGTCGTATCAGGGCGGAAACGAACTACAACAGCGTGCGTTTGAACGTGGGTACGTCGCTGGAAAACATCATTTCTTTGCCTGATATTTCTAATCATGCCCAAATTCAGGATTTGCGCATTGCGCTGATTCAGACTCGGCGTTCTTTATACGAGTTACGGAAACGCTACGGGCTGAAGCATACCAAAATTTTAGAAGCCGAAGCCCAGGTTCAGGCGATTGAAGAGCAGACCCACACCGTGTTACTTGAACTGAAAACGGGGCTGAATAAGCAGTATCAGGCGGCGTTGAGGGATGAAACATATTATCAGCAACTGCTGGAGCAACAGAAAGCGGATTTCCAAACGCTGGCGTCTAAACGTGATGAATACAACAACCTGACCACCGCGCTGGATAAAACAAAAGAGCTGTATAAGGCGCTCTATCAGCGCACCAAAGAGCAGACGCTGGCGGGTAACTATTTAGAGCCGGACGCGATACTTTACGACCCTGCCGTGCTGGCTGACCACCCGTCGAAACCCAATAAAGCGATGCTGCTGGTGATGGTTGTCATGCTAACCCTGATTTTTTCGGTGGTTTACTTCATCGTGAGAGCCGCGCTGGATAATTCAATCAACAGTATCAGCCAGATGAAAAAGCGCTTGAATGTGGTGCCGGTGGGGGAAATTCGCACCCTCGCCAGTGGCGTGGAGCGCTCAAAGGTTGTGCGTTTGATCACTACAGCGCCGCTGGACGCCGATATTGTCCATAGCATGCGAACCCACATTTTGTTATCGCATCCATCCTGCCAGGCTATTGCCATCAATTCGGCAGAGCATGGCGAAGGGCGATCGTTGCTGGCGCATTTGCTGGCGACATCTTTCAGCACTGACCAAAAAACGCTGCTTATCGACCTGGATTTCTTTAACGACGACGGGCTGACGCAAGACCTGGCATCCCCTTCCGCTATTGGTGTGGCGGACCTGCTGCAAGGGCAATCACCGTTGGATGCTGCACTGGTGACAATCAGTGAAAATTTAAGCTTCCTGCCGCGTGGCAATGCCGTGATGTCTTCTTTGCTGATGCTGTCGTCCGAGCATGTCGTGACGTTGATGGCCGAGCTGAGAACACGCTATCAGCGAATTATCGTTGACGTAGCCGCAGTGAATCAAACGCAGGATAGTCAACTCATTAGCCGGGTAATCGACGGGGTGGTTTTTGTGCTGAAAGCCGGCGAGTGGCGTGCGGGCGATGTGCTTAATGCCATTGAGAAAGTTAAACAGCACCGCGCGGTGCTGATTGGCGCGGTAATGAATCGGGTTGCGGATAAAAACCTCGAAACCAAAGAGGGGATACGTTCCCTGAACCATCGCATGAATGCGCTAATCAACAGTACCGGTCACCTGTGAGTGTATTTGAAAGATGAGTTTACTAAAAAGCGTTTCTACCATTGCGGGTTCATCGGTGGTTTCACAACTGATTGGCGCGCTGTCTATCTGGCTGATTTCGCATAAATACAACATGGCCGAGGTGGGGATCTACGCGCTGAGTTACAGCATCGTGTTGGTGGGGGCGCAGGTCTGTACCTTTGCCTCGCAACTGCTGATTCCGAAACAGCAAGACAGTGAACTGGCGCAGAGTGTGGTGTTCAGCACACTGCAAAGTCTGCTTACCGCAGTGCCCTATGCGATGTTGACCGCATGGCTGTTTCAGAGAAATGTATTCTTTCTCTACCTACTCACGCTATCCTATGCGCTGGTGCTGATCTCGGAGAATTTGTCGCTGCGCGAGGGTAACTACCGTTTTCTCGCCTTTCAGCGACTCGCCGTCTCGGTGGTGGTCGTGCTTTCGCTGGTGTTCACTTCACATACCACCGCATTTTATTGGTCCTGGGCCTGCGCCATGATAGTGCTGGTTAGCGGCTGTATTCTGTTCTCGTTCAATATTCACACCATTACGCTTGGACATTTTAGTCCGCAACGTAATAGGGCTTTCTTTCATCAGCATGCTCATCACCTCACCCGTGTTGGCAGCGCCGAAGTGCTGGCGATGGTTAATAGTAATCTGCCGGTTATGTTGATTAATTTTTGGTTTTCCGCGTTGACGGCGGGGTATTTTTCGGTGGTGAGCCGTTTTTGTTTGTCTCCGGTGGTGATTATCGGCAATGCGGTGCGTCATTCTGTTTTTTCAACCTGGTCTGCCGATTTTAGAAATAAACGTTTCAACTATGATGAGTTCAAAAAAATTCGTCTGGTATTATTGATGGCGGGGGTGGTTTGCACATTAGGGGTGTTTATTTTCTATCCGTTGGTGATGCATCTGTTTTTTAGCGAGGAGTGGATTAATTCCATTCCAACCTCTCGCTATATGTTGCCTTATTTATTTCCAGCGCTGGCGGTGTGTCCGCTGACGGTGATTGAGTTAATATTTGGCTCTCATCGCTATTTTTTGCGTATTCAATTAGAGCAATTGAGTGTGGTATTAATCGCATTTGTGATTGTGCCTTATTTTTATAATCACTATGCCGCATCAATGATTCTTTTTTCTGTGCTGACGTTTGTACGCTACGCGTTTATTTATCTCAAAGTAAACAAACGTGCTAATGGGCTGAAAAATATGATGTCAGAACCATGAGCTTGAATACCGGGCTTTACCTACAGGTTTATGTTGTTATCACGTTGGTATTCTGCGGACTGACGCAGTATTTCACCGGTTTGCTGGCGGTGCTGTGGTTGCCATTTATTTTGGCGCTGAACATGGTGGGGTTGCTGATTATGCAGACTCGCTACGATAGATTGCATTTGGATACGCAGGAATTGATGGTTCTCACGCTTTACCTCTCTTTTCTGGCGATGGCGGGATTATCTACCCTGCTACAGGGCGGAATAACTGTCGCTATCGTTGGGTTTAAAAATGAGATTGCATTGTCGCTGATGATGTTTTGCCTGCTGCTAGGTTTTTGCCGCGAATCACAGATTTATCGCGTGACCCGCAGTTTGTATTGGGTGTTCTACGCGCAGTTCCCGGTGGTGATTTATCAGGTGTTGTTTGTTTTGCCGCGGCGGGTGGCATTGCGGGGAGAAGACGAAAAATGGGACTCGGTAGTCGGCACTTTCGGCGGCGACCCGATGGGCGGGGGAAATACTGCGGCGATGGGGTTGTTCTGTCTGTTGATTATGCTGCTGAAAGTCTCGGAATTTAAACATGGATTGACGTCGTTTAAATCCACGGTGCTACATATCGTTTTAGGGTTTAGCTTGTGTATCCTAGGAGAAGTGAAATTTGTGATCCTGGTTTCACCGTTATTATTGGCCTGGGTTTGGTTAATGCCGAGCTACATCAAAGGTATGAATAACGTAAACCTGAAAGCGATTTTGCTGATTTTCACCGGCATGGCGTTATTGATTACCGTGGCGATTACCATTTTAGCCTCGGGCTACTCCTCGGCGTTTGGCGGCGATCCGACGAAAAGCGCGATGAGCGTATTTCTGGATTCATTGAATTATATTTTTGATACCAACTACATTATGGAGTCCGGTGAGCTTGGGCGTCTTACTACGCTATTTTTCTGGCTGAAAAATCACGATATGTGGGGGATCTCCGGCACATTGTTTGGCTATGGATTAAATGCGACAAATAGCGGCAGCGCTGTCTCTCCCGGTTTTTTGAATATCATCTATAACCTGATCATCGATTCAACCTCATTAAGTGTGCTGCTATGGGAAGTCGGTGTGGTTGGAACGCTATTTTTTATCGGGTTAATTATTTATATCTTAATCATTGCGCAGCCAAAGCCGGTACTAGATCGTAATAAAATAGACCAACAGGACCTGCAACTGCTGAGTTTTTCTCCGGCCTTTAACGTTTTTGCAGTTGGGTGCCTGTTGAGTCTGCCTTATAGCCAGATCCTGATGATTATTCCCATGCTGCAATTCCTGTTTTATTTATCTCTGGGCTCAAGTCTGGTGATTCGCCATTCTGTCTGTCGTTATATCGGAAAACCGTATGAGTGATAAACCTTTTATTTCAGTGAGTATTAAGACATTCAATGAGGCGGAATGCATCGAAAAAACCATCGACAGTATTCGTCGCCATATTGTGGATTACCCCCATAAAATCATTGTTGCCGATAGCTTATCAACCGACAACACGCAGCAGCTTGCCAGCGCCAAAGGCGTTACCGTGGTGGCGCTGACTGAACCATCCGAACGCTGCTGCGGTGTGGGGCATCAGCTTGGCTATCTGTACAGCCAGGGGGATTATTTGCTGCTGATGGACGGCGATATGGAACTGGAAGATGGCTTTATTGAGCAGGGCATCGCATTTTTAACCGCACACCCTGATTACGCCGGCGTAGCGGGAACGGTAGAGATGGATGGCGCGGCGAACTATGAGTTTACATCACGTAAACAGCGCCTTCATAAAATATATCCGTTGGGCGACTGCGGTCATTTAGGCGGTGGGGGCTTATATCGCCGCTCGGCAATTGAAAAAATAGGTTATCTCACCAACCGCAGCTTGCATGGGTATGAAGAGGCTGAATTAGGCATTCGTCTGCGCTATGCCCAATATAAATTACATCGACTTAATGTGCCTTATTTCCGTCACACGTCGTACACCATGCCAACATATAAAATGCTGCAATATCGTTGGCGGAACGGTTTTCTCTGGGCACCGGGCGAACTTTTACGCAGCGCATGGGGGATGCCTTATTTCCGTGAGGCATTGCATATCGTTAAAAACGAGGCGGTATTTGCGGTTTATCTGCTGGCGCTGTTGATGAGTTTATTGACGTTTAACGCCGCGCTTATTGGTGCCGCGTTGCTGCCGTTACTTGCTTTTGTGGCATTAAAAACGATTAAGAACCGTTCACTGTTGAGCGGGGTACAGAGTGTGATGAATCTGGCTGTATTTTCTGCGGGATTAATAAAAGGGTTAACCAGACCCGTGCGCGACCCTATGACACCACCAAATAGCAAGGTTATTCATGAATAGGCAGGTATGATGAAAGTCTTATTGGTCAATAAATTTTTCTATATTAAGGGCGGCGCTGAAACGGTTTATTTTCAAGAGATTGATATGTTGAAAAAGGCTGGCGTTGACGTTATCGCTTTCTCTATGCAGCATGAAAATAACTTCCCGTCAGACTACGCACCCTATTTTGTCGGCAATGTGGATTATCATCAAAACAGCAGCGCGATTGGGGCAATTAAAACCGCGGTTAACTTTATCCATAATGCTGAGGCATGTAAGAAATTGCTGGTGTTACTGCGTAAAGAAAAGCCGGATATTGTTCATTTTCACAATATCTACCACCAGCTCACGCCGTCGTTGATTAAAATTGCCCGTCAGTTTGGGTGTAAAACTGTGCTAACGGCTCATGACTACAAGATTATCTGCCCTTCGTACACCATGCTGCGCGATGGCAAAGTCTGTGATGCCTGTTTAACCGGTTCGGTATTTAACGCTTTTAAATATCGCTGCCAGCAAGGTTCTGCATCGAAAAGTTTGCTGCTTTCGTTAGAAGGTGCCTGGCAGAATGTTGCCAAAAACTATCAGGCGCTGGATGTGATCGTTTCGCCTAGCGAATTTCTGCGTAACCAATTAATGCGCAAGCTGCCGAATGTTCGTATTGATGTGATTGTGAACGGCATTAATGACAGCCTGCCGACGGAGGAGGTTAAAGACGACGGTTATTTGCTGTTTATTGGTCGCCTGAGTCGGGAGAAAGGCGTTGCTACGCTTGCCAGAGCGCATCAGCAAATGCGGAATAAAATTCCGTTAAAAATTGCGGGTAACGGGCCATTGTATAACGATTTGGTCGCGCAATTTCCGCATGCGGAATTCCTGGGCTATAAACAGCAGGGCGAAGAACTTAACCGGCTGATTAAATACGCACGCGCGGTGGTGGTTCCTTCCGAATACTATGAAAACTGTTCAATGTCGGTACTGGAGTCGATGGCATTCGCTAAACCGGTGGTAGGCGGGCGTATTGGCGGTATACCTGAACAAATTCGCGATAAGGTAGACGGCATTTTATTCGAACCCGGTAATGTGCAGGCATTAGCCGATGTGCTGGATGACCTGGCGTTGAATCCGCAAAAAGCCAGAGAAATGGGATTAAATGCGCGTCAACGTCTTTGCGAAAAATATTCATTGCGTAAACACACCGAATCTCTCTTGGCGCTTTATCAGGAAATATTAATCAAAAAATAATATGACTACGAAAATTACCGTTCTGGGAACACGTGGTATTCCAAACGTGTTGGGGGGCGTGGAAACACATTGCCAAAATTTATATCCGACGATTAAACAGCAATTCGACGTAGATATTTGTGTTCTCGCACGTTCACCTTATGTTAATTATAAAAAATCACAATATCGAGGCGTGATGACTCGCGCTTTATTTGCGCCGAAAAAGCGTTCATTAGAGGCTATCGTTCATTCGGTGCTGGCGGCATTTATCACCTGTTTTGATCAGTCCACGGTGGTGCATGTTCACGCCATTGGCCCAGGACTGGTGGTGCCGCTTTTGCGTTTGCTGGGTAAAAAAGTAGTTTTTACTCATCATGGCCCGGATTATGACCGCCAGAAATGGGGGGGGCTGGCAAAGAAAATTTTATTGCTGGGTGAAAAGGTTGCAGTGAAATATGCCAATGAAGTGATTGTGATCTCCGAAGTAATTAATAATATGATCAAGCAGAAATATAGCCGCGATGATGCCCATCTTATCTATAACGGTGTGAATCTACCCCAGCGACTCACTGCGGACGTTATCAATCAAACATTGGTGCGTTTTTCTCTTCAGCCACAACACTATTTGGTTGCGGTTGGCCGCTTCGTGGAAGAAAAAGGCCTGCATGATCTTATTGCGGCCTATCAGCAATCGGGCGTCACGATGCCGCTGGTTCTAGTTGGCGATGCCGATCACCCCACTGCGTATAGCATGCGATTAAAGCAGTTAGCCCATGAAACCCCAAATGTGATCCTGACCGGATTTTTAACCGGCCAGGAACTACAAACTGTTTTTTCACAGGCTAAACTCTTTGTGATGTCTTCATATCATGAAGGGTTACCCATTGCGTTGCTGGAGGCCATGTCATTCTCATTGCCTGTCGTAGTCAGCAATATTCCAGCCAATCTGGAGGTGAAATTAGCGCCAGAAACGTATTTCAATGTAGGAGATGTGGCGGATTTATCCGAAAAAATTACATTGCGCTCTAAATCGTTATCTGTTGATTACTCTGAATATTTACAAAGGTATAATTGGCAACACATCGCGCAACAAACGATGGCCGTTTACACCGCAGTAAATAAATCAATAGGTTAATAGTGAACGAATCGAATAAACGCCCGTTAGTCATTGAGCGCTTCTATGAAGCTCTTGATGGAAAAACCGATACAGAACTTACCTCGGAACAGCGGCTGGCCGTTGAGCAAGCGGTGCTGTCGATTACGGCATCTTCAATGCATTGGGTCGACGTGCGTAAGAGTTTCCCTTTTTTGAACAGGCGCTATTACTTCGTTTTTTTGTTCGGTCTGGATCACCGCAAGCGTCCACGCAAAGAGTCAACGCTATTTCGTATACTGCTGACCGCGTTGATCCTGCTTATCGGCTTGTTCTGCACGTTTGCGACGCTATTGACGCTATACATGATTAAGTCTGCCTTGGGTATTGATATTTTCCCACAGTTCCACTTAGGAATTTGGGATTGGTGGCTCAGCCTGAAGGATCACTGACCTCCGGTTTCTACTGATGTGGAAATAAGGAGTCATAAGTGGATTTTAAAATTATCGCTGTAGGAGGTTTGCTATTTTCTGTATTGGGTGTGGCCAATGGCGCGATGACGACCGTCACCCCCAGAGGATTAACTGGCCCGCTAACGAACCCGGGCAATGGCGTTGCCAGCTTTAACAAAGGTAATGGCACGACGTTGCCACGGGCGAATTATCCGGATACCGGCATTGAATATGACCGCTTTTACTGGAGCGAACTGGAACCGGTAGAAGGCCAATATAATTTTCAAGCCGTGGACGCTATTTTCGAACTGGCTAGCCAGCACCAATCGCCGATGAACGTGGGGTTGCGCTTTATGACGCTTGATGAGCCAGCCAGTGGTTCGAAGATCCCTGACTGGCTGATCCAAAAAGGCATCAAGGGTGAGTGGACGCCGGACAAAAAAACCTTTGTGCCGGATCTGGACG contains these protein-coding regions:
- a CDS encoding polysaccharide biosynthesis/export family protein; this translates as MKIIKLCIFLCLSVWLVGCSLSSQRQMDNPESETTGYQLDEGDAVNILVYGEPEMTMKFMLDKSGAITFPYIGQLVLKGKTPEQVGEELANRLRGDYLQNPMVTVSVAEFRKFYITGEVEKPNGYAYEPGLTVEKALALAGGFTDRADRKDVGIRLSNSNQLIENVDVRRVVHPGDTVIVGMSFF
- a CDS encoding glycosyltransferase family 4 protein, which encodes MKVLLVNKFFYIKGGAETVYFQEIDMLKKAGVDVIAFSMQHENNFPSDYAPYFVGNVDYHQNSSAIGAIKTAVNFIHNAEACKKLLVLLRKEKPDIVHFHNIYHQLTPSLIKIARQFGCKTVLTAHDYKIICPSYTMLRDGKVCDACLTGSVFNAFKYRCQQGSASKSLLLSLEGAWQNVAKNYQALDVIVSPSEFLRNQLMRKLPNVRIDVIVNGINDSLPTEEVKDDGYLLFIGRLSREKGVATLARAHQQMRNKIPLKIAGNGPLYNDLVAQFPHAEFLGYKQQGEELNRLIKYARAVVVPSEYYENCSMSVLESMAFAKPVVGGRIGGIPEQIRDKVDGILFEPGNVQALADVLDDLALNPQKAREMGLNARQRLCEKYSLRKHTESLLALYQEILIKK
- a CDS encoding glycosyltransferase family 2 protein, whose protein sequence is MSDKPFISVSIKTFNEAECIEKTIDSIRRHIVDYPHKIIVADSLSTDNTQQLASAKGVTVVALTEPSERCCGVGHQLGYLYSQGDYLLLMDGDMELEDGFIEQGIAFLTAHPDYAGVAGTVEMDGAANYEFTSRKQRLHKIYPLGDCGHLGGGGLYRRSAIEKIGYLTNRSLHGYEEAELGIRLRYAQYKLHRLNVPYFRHTSYTMPTYKMLQYRWRNGFLWAPGELLRSAWGMPYFREALHIVKNEAVFAVYLLALLMSLLTFNAALIGAALLPLLAFVALKTIKNRSLLSGVQSVMNLAVFSAGLIKGLTRPVRDPMTPPNSKVIHE
- a CDS encoding lipopolysaccharide biosynthesis protein, yielding MSLLKSVSTIAGSSVVSQLIGALSIWLISHKYNMAEVGIYALSYSIVLVGAQVCTFASQLLIPKQQDSELAQSVVFSTLQSLLTAVPYAMLTAWLFQRNVFFLYLLTLSYALVLISENLSLREGNYRFLAFQRLAVSVVVVLSLVFTSHTTAFYWSWACAMIVLVSGCILFSFNIHTITLGHFSPQRNRAFFHQHAHHLTRVGSAEVLAMVNSNLPVMLINFWFSALTAGYFSVVSRFCLSPVVIIGNAVRHSVFSTWSADFRNKRFNYDEFKKIRLVLLMAGVVCTLGVFIFYPLVMHLFFSEEWINSIPTSRYMLPYLFPALAVCPLTVIELIFGSHRYFLRIQLEQLSVVLIAFVIVPYFYNHYAASMILFSVLTFVRYAFIYLKVNKRANGLKNMMSEP
- a CDS encoding glycosyltransferase family 4 protein — its product is MTTKITVLGTRGIPNVLGGVETHCQNLYPTIKQQFDVDICVLARSPYVNYKKSQYRGVMTRALFAPKKRSLEAIVHSVLAAFITCFDQSTVVHVHAIGPGLVVPLLRLLGKKVVFTHHGPDYDRQKWGGLAKKILLLGEKVAVKYANEVIVISEVINNMIKQKYSRDDAHLIYNGVNLPQRLTADVINQTLVRFSLQPQHYLVAVGRFVEEKGLHDLIAAYQQSGVTMPLVLVGDADHPTAYSMRLKQLAHETPNVILTGFLTGQELQTVFSQAKLFVMSSYHEGLPIALLEAMSFSLPVVVSNIPANLEVKLAPETYFNVGDVADLSEKITLRSKSLSVDYSEYLQRYNWQHIAQQTMAVYTAVNKSIG
- a CDS encoding GumC family protein codes for the protein MSLSIVENGRKLESTIDFSRFAQEIKQNGWKIMLACLIVAVVAYPLISMITPKYVSTATVLLKAQQDNVSPLPQVDGYDSTRSGYYETQYALMQSRIVLEQAVRDIKLDQNPAFNGDTDKNADHRGDEQQRVDHALDTIVKNLTITGVRTTHLATISYESASPELAANIANGAAQAFIDYTARQKHLKTLKAKALNQKQMEEVWQQVVEQQAAIDQFLKKEGLLTFRGVDGFETEQLGIVTTKLADATQRRIRAETNYNSVRLNVGTSLENIISLPDISNHAQIQDLRIALIQTRRSLYELRKRYGLKHTKILEAEAQVQAIEEQTHTVLLELKTGLNKQYQAALRDETYYQQLLEQQKADFQTLASKRDEYNNLTTALDKTKELYKALYQRTKEQTLAGNYLEPDAILYDPAVLADHPSKPNKAMLLVMVVMLTLIFSVVYFIVRAALDNSINSISQMKKRLNVVPVGEIRTLASGVERSKVVRLITTAPLDADIVHSMRTHILLSHPSCQAIAINSAEHGEGRSLLAHLLATSFSTDQKTLLIDLDFFNDDGLTQDLASPSAIGVADLLQGQSPLDAALVTISENLSFLPRGNAVMSSLLMLSSEHVVTLMAELRTRYQRIIVDVAAVNQTQDSQLISRVIDGVVFVLKAGEWRAGDVLNAIEKVKQHRAVLIGAVMNRVADKNLETKEGIRSLNHRMNALINSTGHL